In one Drosophila pseudoobscura strain MV-25-SWS-2005 chromosome X, UCI_Dpse_MV25, whole genome shotgun sequence genomic region, the following are encoded:
- the Ran gene encoding GTP-binding nuclear protein Ran, with amino-acid sequence MAQEGQDIPTFKCVLVGDGGTGKTTFVKRHMTGEFEKKYVATLGVEVHPLIFHTNRGAIRFNVWDTAGQEKFGGLRDGYYIQGQCAVVMFDVTSRVTYKNVPNWHRDLVRVCENIPIVLCGNKVDIKDRKVKAKSIVFHRKKNLQYYDISAKSNYNFEKPFLWLARKLVGDPNLEFVAMPALLPPEVKMDKDWQLQIERDLQEAQATALPDEDEDL; translated from the exons ATGGCTCAAGAAGGTCAAGATATACCAACTTTTAAGTGCGTGCTGGTTGGAGATGGCGGTACTGGCAAGACCACGTTCGTCAAACGCCATATGACTGGCGAGTTCGAAAAGAAGTATGTGGCCACATTGGGCGTGGAAGTCCATCCTTTGATCTTCCACACCAATCGTGGTGCCATCCGTTTCAACGTCTGGGATACAGCCGGACAAGAGAAATTCGGCGGTCTGCGTGATGGGTACTATATTCAAGGACAGTGCGCCGTTGTTATGTTCGATGTGACCTCCCGAGTTACATACAAGAATGTACCCAACTGGCACAGAGATTTGGTGCGTGTCTGCGAGAACATTCCAATAGTTCTCTGCGGCAACAAGGTGGACATCAAGGACCGCAAAGTCAAGGCCAAAAGCATTGTCTTTCATCGTAAAAAGAACCTCCAG TATTACGACATTTCGGCCAAGTCAAACTACAATTTCGAAAAACCATTCCTCTGGCTGGCACGCAAATTGGTTGGTGATCCCAACCTAGAGTTCGTTGCCATGCCGGCACTGCTGCCGCCAGAGGTGAAAATGGACAAGGACTGGCAGCTGCAGATCGAGCGTGACTTGCAGGAGGCCCAGGCGACCGCCTTGCccgatgaggatgaggatctTTAA
- the LOC4815102 gene encoding uncharacterized protein, giving the protein MQMTVSASTHIKNPTKVQTINRKLVASPSFQSRFHIPKMRTSAVSIFFGSSAVLLLVMLLPSTVEAASEPVCTYRNSEDETIFLKYLPLLKRGQDYVDFGQDGKCLKRAICTDTFKILVEDCVQHKITCANKDRFTGVFPACCLKCP; this is encoded by the exons ATGCAAATGACAGTTTCTGCTTCAACACACATAAAGAACCCAACGAAAGTGCAAACTATAAATAGGAAACTGGTTGCCTCGCCATCGTTTCAGTCTCGCTTCCACATTCCCAAGATGCGTACCAGCGCCGTTTCGATATTTTTTGGCTCCTCCGCCGTGCTGCTGCTAGTGATGCTACTCCCGTCCACCGTAGAAGCGG CCAGCGAACCGGTGTGCACATATCGCAACTCCGAGGATGAGACCATTTTCCTCAAGTATCTGCCGCTCCTGAAGCGCGGCCAGGACTATGTGGACTTTGGTCAGGATGGCAAATGCCTGAAGCGTGCCATCTGTACGGACACCTTCAAGATACTCGTGGAGGA CTGCGTCCAGCACAAGATCACCTGTGCCAATAAGGATCGCTTCACGGGCGTCTTTCCAGCCTGTTGTCTCAAGTGTCCGTAG
- the LOC4814727 gene encoding uncharacterized protein: MMPAGGGLRCHTLLLLLTICGVAWGDVTYRGNAVHPDYPGQCYYEELNQAIPKKQSYKPINREGYCQSIYCRPDYVLEIGYCGRHNLVPNERCKIASDMRRTFPDCCPKLICQEQEPESNYI, translated from the exons ATGATGCCAGCCGGAGGAGGACTCCGCTGCCATACTTTGCTCCTGCTCCTAACCATTTGTGGCGTGGCCTGGGGCGATGTGACGTACCGCGGCAATGCCGTGCATCCAG ATTATCCTGGGCAGTGCTATTACGAAGAACTGAATCAAGCGATACCCAAAAAGCAGTCCTACAAGCCGATCAACCGCGAGGGCTACTGCCAATCCATCTACTGTCGGCCGGACTATGTCCTCGAAATTGGATA tTGCGGCCGCCATAACCTGGTGCCCAACGAAAGGTGTAAAATTGCCAGCGATATGCGGCGCACATTCCCCGACTGCTGTCCCAAGCTGATctgccaggagcaggagccggagaGCAACTACATCTAG
- the LOC4815167 gene encoding uncharacterized protein, which translates to MNVLLLPTVSVLILLQLSLVNGNGFSTQYRGHTQHPTLAEHCYYEELDLAVPLNGEVLPVNHKDYCVKVLCADDYLLMIKHCEPQPFPLPGCRLSSGNYAVQFPECCPQLECPSHT; encoded by the exons ATGAATGTGCTGCTATTGCCGACCGTCTCCGTGCTCATCCTGCTCCAGCTGTCGTTGGTCAATGGCAATGGGTTCAGCACCCAGTATCGGGGACACACACAACACCCCACACTGGCCGAGCATTGCTACTACGAGGAGCTGGATCTGGCGGTTCCGCTCAATGGCGAAGTTCTGCCGGTGAATCATAAGGACTACTGTGTCAAGGTCCTCTGTGCCGATGATTACCTACTGATGATAAAACA CTGTGAGCCGCAACCTTTTCCGCTTCCTGGATGCCGACTTTCGTCCGGTAACTATGCGGTACAGTTCCCCGAATGCTGTCCGCAGCTAGAGTGTCCCAGTCACACGTAG
- the ssp7 gene encoding venom toxin OcyC11 encodes MSLIDGRISSRRIMKWLDFVLCLVFLGTHSQLVQTVDLGCEFRGLKLLRGQSYQPADQCMQYTCQDAKLMVGKACPLVAGPKRCKLVSDATKPYPKCCPKLQC; translated from the exons ATGTCGTTGATCGACGGTCGGATCAGTTCAAGGAGAATAATGAAGTGGCTTGATTTTGTGCTATGCCTCGTGTTCCTGGGCACCCACTCGCAGCTGGTACAGACCG TGGATTTGGGTTGTGAATTCCGTGGTCTCAAGTTGTTAAGGGGTCAATCGTACCAGCCTGCTGACCAATGCATGCAGTACACCTGTCAGGATGCCAAACTGATGGTGGGAAAGGC ttgCCCTCTGGTGGCCGGTCCGAAGCGGTGCAAGCTGGTTAGCGACGCAACGAAACCGTATCCCAAATGTTGTCCCAAATTGCAATGTTAA
- the CDK2AP1 gene encoding homeotic protein ocelliless isoform X2 — MDIMDIQAVESKLSDVTVTPIPRSQVQNFYNYQQQREQREQQPQIQISAIHHSRGNSSNSGSAGSSGNNSMGGMGATDYSTSSGSGNANSNKRDRSADYSTSSKQNSAAANAAAAAAVAALQYSPQFLQAQLAMLQQQSNTTATPAAAAAAALSLANIAAATNGARNSGNSNANLPTVGSLSTGNGLTKYAQLLAVIEEMGRDIRPTYTGSRSSTERLKRGIVHARILVRECLMETERAARQ, encoded by the exons ATGGACATCATGGACATACAGGCTGTCGAATCCAAGCTGAGTGACGTCACAGTGACACCAATACCACGCTCGCAAGTGCAAAACTTTTACaactaccagcagcagcgtgaACAGCGCGAGCAGCAGCCCCAAATCCAAATATCTGCCATCCATCATTCGCGTGGCAACTCAAGCAATAGCGGCTCGGCCGGCAGCTCTGGCAACAACAGCATGGGCGGCATGGGTGCCACGGACTACTCGACCAGCAGCGGTAGCGGCAACGCCAATAGCAATAAGCGCGACCGTTCCGCCGATTACAGCACATCCAGCAAACAGAATTCGGCGGCAGCCAatgcagctgcggcagccgCCGTTGCCGCCTTGCAATATTCACCGCAGTTCCTGCAGGCGCAACTGGCTATGCTGCAACAACAATCCAACACTACGGCCACgccggcagctgctgctgcagcggcccTCTCACTCGCGAATATTGCGGCAGCCACCAACGGGGCACGCAACTCCGGCAACAGCAATG CCAACCTGCCGACGGTGGGCAGCCTGAGCACCGGCAATGGCCTGACCAAATACGCCCAGCTATTGGCCGTCATCGAGGAGATGGGCCGCGACATAAGGCCCACATACACAGGTTCGCGCAGCTCCACTGAGCGGCTGAAGCGCGGCATTGTCCATGCCCGCATTTTGGTGCGTGAATGCCTGATGGAGACGGAACGGGCGGCGCGTCAATGA
- the CDK2AP1 gene encoding probable ATP-dependent RNA helicase ddx17 isoform X1 gives MDIMDIQAVESKLSDVTVTPIPRSQVQNFYNYQQQREQREQQPQIQISAIHHSRGNSSNSGSAGSSGNNSMGGMGATDYSTSSGSGNANSNKRDRSADYSTSSKQNSAAANAAAAAAVAALQYSPQFLQAQLAMLQQQSNTTATPAAAAAAALSLANIAAATNGARNSGNSNGNNQGLNLTQSQLKYPPPSTSPVVVTTQTSANITTPLTSTANLPTVGSLSTGNGLTKYAQLLAVIEEMGRDIRPTYTGSRSSTERLKRGIVHARILVRECLMETERAARQ, from the coding sequence ATGGACATCATGGACATACAGGCTGTCGAATCCAAGCTGAGTGACGTCACAGTGACACCAATACCACGCTCGCAAGTGCAAAACTTTTACaactaccagcagcagcgtgaACAGCGCGAGCAGCAGCCCCAAATCCAAATATCTGCCATCCATCATTCGCGTGGCAACTCAAGCAATAGCGGCTCGGCCGGCAGCTCTGGCAACAACAGCATGGGCGGCATGGGTGCCACGGACTACTCGACCAGCAGCGGTAGCGGCAACGCCAATAGCAATAAGCGCGACCGTTCCGCCGATTACAGCACATCCAGCAAACAGAATTCGGCGGCAGCCAatgcagctgcggcagccgCCGTTGCCGCCTTGCAATATTCACCGCAGTTCCTGCAGGCGCAACTGGCTATGCTGCAACAACAATCCAACACTACGGCCACgccggcagctgctgctgcagcggcccTCTCACTCGCGAATATTGCGGCAGCCACCAACGGGGCACGCAACTCCGGCAACAGCAATGGTAATAATCAGGGTCTGAATCTAACGCAGTCACAGCTTAAGTACCCGCCCCCGTCCACATCGCCGGTGGTGGTGACCACCCAGACATCAGCAAACATAACCACACCCCTCACATCCACAGCCAACCTGCCGACGGTGGGCAGCCTGAGCACCGGCAATGGCCTGACCAAATACGCCCAGCTATTGGCCGTCATCGAGGAGATGGGCCGCGACATAAGGCCCACATACACAGGTTCGCGCAGCTCCACTGAGCGGCTGAAGCGCGGCATTGTCCATGCCCGCATTTTGGTGCGTGAATGCCTGATGGAGACGGAACGGGCGGCGCGTCAATGA
- the Klp10A gene encoding kinesin-like protein Klp10A: MDMISIGQSVKIKRTDGRVHAAVVAVINASGKCLTVEWYERGETKGKEVELEAILTLNPELTQEAVEQHAAPEPKKQATAPVNLARNPTQSNISGNLTSRLTMASNQLNKIHETHPTISSGNVNSNATTGGTTAATISGLQRPRFTQVTGRQQQTRSATASITASAQLGAGGQSSQSTNNAVVNNSTQSSIGGGGGVAGVARRSHALKEVERLKENREKRRARQAELKEEQKALQNQDPGNPNWELANMIRDYQNTLEFIPLLDGQAVDDHQITVCVRKRPPSRKEVNRKEVDVISVPRKDLMIVHEPRTKVDLTKFLEHHKFRFDYAFNEMCDNAMVYKYTAKPLVKTIFEGGMATCFAYGQTGSGKTHTMGGEFTGKIQDCKNGIYAMAAKDVFATLNTPRYRTMNLVVSASFFEIYSGKVFDLLADKQKLRVLEDGNQQVQVVGLTEKVVDSVEEVLKIIQQGNAARTSGQTSANANSSRSHAVFQIVLRPMGTTKIHGKFSFIDLAGNERGVDTSSADRQTRMEGAEINKSLLALKECIRALGKQSAHLPFRVSKLTQVLRDSFIGEKSKTCMIAMISPCNNSCEHTLNTLRYADRVKELVAPNVQEMGPCGDGNDPMDGNVVEIMDDDDEEEQENNPVRKPDIRSHNQRNVPISAGIHNNNNNNNKNGNGNAGNTDLALLSSLSEHEMSQELITQHEAIEDLQQTEEMVVEFHRSVNATLETFLNESKTLYTQTNYVNYDQEDYCKRGELMFAQLMDIATQCRDMMAEYRIKLAKEEMLSCKYSPNSQR; the protein is encoded by the exons ATGGATATGATTTCAATTGGACAGAGCGTTAAAATCAAACGCACTGATGGACGCGTTCATGCGGCCGTTGTGGCCGTGATCAATGCGTCCGGCAAGTGCCTAACAGTCGAGTGGTACGAGCGTGGTGAAACCAAAGGCAAGGAGGTGGAACTAGAGGCCATACTCACACTGAATCCCGAACTGACGCAGGAGGCTGTTGAGCAGCACGCGGCCCCAGAGCCAAAGAAGCAGGCCACTGCCCCGGTGAATCTGGCCCGTAATCCCACACAGTCTAATATCTCCGGCAACCTCACCAGCCGACTGACCATGGCCAGCAATCAACTGAACAAGATACACGAGACGCACCCGACCATCAGCTCGGGCAATGTGAACTCGAATGCCACTACGGGCGGCACCACTGCAGCGACCATTTCGGGGCTGCAGCGGCCACGGTTCACACAGGTCACGGGTAGACAGCAGCAGACGCGCAGTGCGACGGCGTCTATCACAGCGTCCGCCCAACTGGGCGCTGGCGGGCAATCCAGCCAATCCACAAACAATGCAGTGGTTAACAATAGTACACAGAGCAGCattggtggcggtggtggggtCGCAGGAGTTGCGCGTCGTTCGCATGCCCTTAAGGAAGTGGAGCGTCTAAAGGAGAACCGCGAGAAGCGTCGGGCACGCCAGGCTGAACTTaaggaggagcagaaagcCCTCCAGAATCAGGACCCTGGCAACCCCAACTGGGAGCTGGCGAATATGATACGCGATTATCAGAACACACTGGAGTTCATACCACTGCTTGACGGTCAGGCGGTTGACGATCACCAGATCACCGTCTGTGTGCGCAAGCGTCCACCAAGCCGAAAGGAGGTGAATCGCAAAGAGGTCGATGTCATATCGGTGCCCCGCAAGGACTTGATGATTGTCCATGAGCCGCGGACCAAGGTCGATCTCACCAAGTTCCTTGAACATCACAAATTTCGTTTCGACTATGCTTTCAACGAAATGTGTGACAATGCCATGGTGTACAA ATACACAGCCAAGCCCCTGGTGAAGACTATTTTCGAGGGCGGAATGGCGACATGCTTTGCCTATGGCCAGACAGGATCCGGCAAGACCCATACCATGGGCGGCGAGTTTACGGGTAAAATACAGGACTGCAAGAACGGCATCTATGCCATGGCCGCCAAGGATGTGTTCGCGACCCTCAATACACCGCGCTATCGCACCATGAATCTAGTCGTCTCGGCCTCGTTCTTTGAGATTTACAGTGGCAAG GTCTTCGATCTGCTGGCCGATAAGCAGAAGCTGCGCGTGCTGGAGGACGGCAACCAGCAGGTGCAGGTGGTTGGCCTCACCGAAAAGGTTGTGGACAGCGTCGAGGAGGTGCTAAAGATCATCCAGCAGGGCAATGCGGCGCGCACCTCGGGCCAGACCTCGGCCAATGCGAACTCGTCGCGATCGCATGCCGTCTTCCAGATTGTCCTGCGTCCGATGGGCACGACAAAGATCCATGGTAAATTTTCGTTCATTGATCTGGCGGGCAATGAGCGGGGTGTGGACACCTCGTCGGCCGATCGCCAGACACGCATGGAGGGGGCCGAGATTAATAAGTCTCTGCTGGCACTCAAGGAGTGCATCCGGGCATTGGGTAAACAGTCGGCCCACCTGCCGTTCCGTGTCTCGAAGCTCACGCAGGTGCTGCGCGACTCGTTCATTGGAGAGAAGAGCAAGACTTGCATGATAGCCATGATATCGCCGTGCAACAATTCCTGTGAGCATACGCTCAACACGCTGCGCTACGCGGATCGGGTCAAGGAGCTGGTGGCCCCCAATGTCCAGGAGATGGGCCCATGTGGCGATGGCAATGATCCCATGGACGGCAATGTCGTTGAAATCatggacgacgacgacgaggaggagcaggaaaaCAATCCGGTGCGCAAGCCAGACATCCGTTCACACAATCAACGGAACGTCCCAATTTCCGCCGGCATtcataataacaataacaacaacaacaagaacggAAACGGTAATGCCGGCAACACGGATCTGGCACTTTTGAGTTCGCTGAGC GAACACGAAATGTCACAGGAGCTGATCACGCAGCATGAGGCCATCGAAGATCTACAGCAAACTGAAGAAATGGTTGTCGAATTCCATAGATCGGTGAACGCCACACTGGAGACCTTCCTGAATGAGTCGAAGACCCTATATACGCAAACAAACTATGTGAACTATGATCAAGAGGACTATTGTAAGCGCGGCGAATTGATGTTTGCCCAACTGATGGACATTGCCACCCAGTGCCGTGACATGATGGCCGAGTATCGCATTAAGTTGGCCAAAGAAGAGATGCTTTCTTGTAAATACAGTCCAAACAGCCAGCGCTAG
- the wuho gene encoding tRNA (guanine-N(7)-)-methyltransferase non-catalytic subunit wuho, whose amino-acid sequence MATIFFAEPELVIGHGRKVLFLNPGDLQIFKEIELPPDLTTCGLKTVEPVPAPGHPASSSKQQPAALKEATGSVKVEVSIQNVTYSPDRQLLALTTAGQKAVLLYKSRPENAQLLSIRPLARASSALRFCSDGSSVLVTDKTGDCYQYDCVEVDASPRLLLGHLSIVYDVLWSEDQQYIITCDRDDKIRVTNYPATFDIHSYCLGHKEFVSGLAMLTEQHIISASGDKTLRVWNYTCGKELLLHELPAPAVRMLVRQLEPEKTYEVAVLFYDYVDAIGVYRLEQTTTESWSITSTQLVRAEAGTWNICNFALTDDRIYVTGAENERLTLRVYDSRNGERASGLPEGWLKMVLDNLDVAAFMPEDLSVWFKKRFDNVSDYLERKKRRIEEQKQQKCG is encoded by the coding sequence ATGGCAACAATTTTTTTCGCTGAACCCGAGCTGGTTATTGGCCACGGCCGAAAGGTGCTTTTCCTGAATCCGGGCGACTTGCAAATCTTCAAGGAAATCGAATTGCCACCGGATTTAACCACGTGTGGATTAAAAACGGTCGAGCCAGTCCCCGCGCCTGGCCACCCGGCCAGCAGCTCAAAGCAACAGCCTGCAGCCTTGAAGGAAGCAACAGGATCTGTCAAGGTCGAGGTATCGATACAAAATGTGACCTACTCTCCAGATCGCCAACTGTTGGCTCTGACCACAGCTGGCCAGAAGGCAGTGCTGCTCTACAAAAGTCGCCCTGAGAACGCTCAGCTCCTCTCTATACGCCCACTCGCACGTGCATCAAGCGCCTTAAGGTTCTGCAGCGATGGCAGCTCCGTTCTGGTCACTGACAAAACGGGAGATTGCTATCAATACGACTGTGTTGAGGTGGATGCCTCGCCACGTTTGCTTCTGGGACATTTGAGCATTGTCTATGACGTCTTGTGGTCGGAGGACCAACAGTATATTATCACATGTGACCGCGATGACAAGATACGGGTCACCAACTATCCGGCAACGTTCGACATACACAGCTATTGTTTGGGTCACAAGGAGTTCGTGTCTGGCCTGGCCATGCTCACGGAACAGCACATCATCTCGGCCTCTGGCGACAAGACGCTGCGTGTCTGGAACTACACTTGCGGcaaggagctgctgcttcACGAGCTTCCCGCACCAGCTGTGCGGATGCTGGTGCGTCAACTGGAGCCCGAAAAGACATATGAGGTGGCCGTGCTCTTCTATGACTATGTGGACGCGATTGGCGTGTATCGGCTGGAGCAGACAACCACAGAGAGTTGGAGCATCACCTCCACCCAACTGGTGCGTGCCGAAGCGGGCACATGGAATATATGCAATTTTGCATTGACCGATGACCGGATCTATGTGACTGGAGCAGAGAATGAACGATTAACGCTGAGGGTGTACGATAGCAGGAATGGCGAGAGGGCCTCTGGCCTGCCAGAGGGTTGGCTGAAGATGGTCTTAGACAATCTAGATGTGGCCGCATTCATGCCCGAGGACTTGTCTGTTTGGTTTAAGAAACGATTCGACAATGTTAGCGATTACTTGGAGCGCAAGAAGCGTCGCAtcgaggagcagaagcagcaaaaatGTGGATAA
- the Rpt4 gene encoding 26S proteasome regulatory subunit 10B: MTVTATPMPDNMRVKALSDYRKKLLEHKEIEGRLKEKRDEIKELTKLYDKSENDLKALQSVGQIVGEVLKQLTEDKFIVKATNGPRYVVGCRRQLDKAKLKSGTRVALDMTTLTIMRYLPREVDPLVYNMSHEDPGDVTYSAIGGLTEQIRELREVIELPLLNPELFLRVGITPPKGCLLYGPPGTGKTLLARAVASQLDANFLKVVSSAIVDKYIGESARLIREMFNYARDHQPCIIFMDEIDAIGGRRFSEGTSADREIQRTLMELLNQMDGFDSLGQVKMIMATNRPDTLDPALLRPGRLDRKIEIPLPNEQARLEILKIHALTIAKHGEIDYEAIVKLSDNFNGADLRNVCTEAGLFAIRAEREYVIQEDFMKAVRKVSENKKLESKLDYKPV, translated from the exons ATGACTGTGACTGCCACTCCGATGCCCGATAATATGCGGGTTAAGGCACTGTCCGACTACAGAAAGAAACTACTGGAGCACAAGGAAATCGAAGGGCGTCTGAAAGAAA AACGTGATGAGATCAAGGAACTTACAAAACTGTATGACAAGTCGGAGAATGATCTGAAGGCGCTGCAAAGTGTGGGACAAATCGTGGGTGAAGTCCTGAAGCAGCTAACTGAAGATAAAT TCATTGTGAAGGCTACCAACGGGCCCCGCTATGTGGTCGGGTGCCGGCGACAGCTGGACAAAGCGAAACTGAAGTCTGGCACTCGTGTGGCATTGGATATGACCACACTTACCATAATGCGTTATCTGCCCCGCGAAGTTGATCCCTTGGTGTACAATATGTCGCATGAGGATCCCGGAGATGTGACATATTCGGCCATCGGTGGTCTCACCGAGCAGATTCGAGAGCTGCGCGAGGTGATTGAGCTACCCCTACTCAATCCTGAGCTTTTCTTGCGTGTCGGTATCACTCCGCCCAAGGGTTGTCTGCTGTATGGACCGCCTGGTACGGGTAAAACACTCTTGGCCCGTGCCGTTGCCTCCCAGCTGGATGCCAACTTCCTCAAGGTCGTGTCCTCGGCCATTGTCGACAAGTATATTGGCGAAAGTGCTCGGCTCATCCGAGAGATGTTCAACTATGCCCGCGATCACCAGCCCTGCATCATATTCATGGACGAAATCGATGCCATTGGCGGCCGTCGCTTCTCTGAGGGCACATCGGCGGATCGCGAGATCCAGCGCACGCTGATGGAGCTTCTCAACCAAATGGATGGCTTCGACTCCCTGGGACAGGTGAAAATGATCATGGCCACAAATCGCCCCGACACTCTCGATCCGGCCCTGTTGCGTCCTGGTCGTTTGGATCGTAAAATCGAAATTCCTCTGCCCAATGAGCAGGCACG ACTGGAGATTCTCAAGATTCATGCTCTGACAATCGCCAAGCACGGGGAGATCGACTATGAAGCCATTGTCAAGTTGTCGGATAACTTTAATGGCGCCGATTTGCGGAATGTGTGCACTGAGGCTGGTCTCTTTGCAATCAG GGCTGAGCGCGAGTATGTCATCCAGGAGGACTTTATGAAGGCTGTGCGCAAGGTATCGGAAAACAAGAAGCTGGAAAGCAAGTTAGATTATAAGCCAGTCTAA
- the LOC4815125 gene encoding rhythmically expressed gene 2 protein translates to MSLKGQFMQNLRRFRLVTFDVTDTLLKLEDPPKQYQKTAAECGVTGLDRKQLERCFRQQFKIMSKEYPNFGRSSPNLDWQSWWLQLVSGTFRCVDASLPADKLATIGQQLVRVFRTSAGWRHVDGAADLVQRVRDSGKSVGIISNFDPSLPQVLQAMGFAGKFDFILTSYEAGVMKPDTRIFKMPLERLKISPDQALHIGNKFDMDYAGARNSGWSGLLVQSTEGNKQGDKHSFASLAALLKALETQEIVW, encoded by the coding sequence ATGTCGTTGAAAGGccaatttatgcaaaatctGCGACGATTTCGCCTGGTTACGTTTGATGTAACGGACACGCTGCTGAAGCTTGAAGATCCCCCAAAGCAATACCAGAAGACGGCAGCCGAATGCGGAGTGACTGGCCTCGACAGGAAGCAGCTGGAGCGCTGCTTTCGACAACAGTTCAAAATCATGAGCAAAGAATATCCAAATTTTGGTCGCTCTTCACCGAATCTTGACTGGCAATCCTGGTGGCTGCAGCTGGTATCGGGTACGTTTAGGTGCGTGGATGCCAGCCTGCCGGCCGACAAGCTGGCCACGATTGGGCAACAGCTCGTACGGGTTTTTCGCACCAGCGCCGGCTGGCGGCATGTCGACGGAGCAGCCGATTTGGTCCAGCGGGTCCGCGATTCTGGCAAATCTGTGGGCATTATATCCAATTTCGATCCGTCCCTACCACAAGTACTCCAGGCCATGGGTTTTGCCGGAAAGTTCGACTTCATTCTGACCTCCTACGAGGCTGGCGTTATGAAACCCGATACGCGCATCTTTAAGATGCCACTGGAGCGCTTGAAAATTTCCCCAGACCAGGCCCTGCACATTGGCAACAAGTTCGACATGGACTATGCTGGGGCCCGCAACAGTGGCTGGAGCGGATTGCTGGTGCAGTCGACGGAGGGAAACAAACAAGGCGACAAACACTCGTTCGCAAGCCTGGCCGCCCTTCTGAAGGCCCTCGAGACCCAAGAGATTGTCTGGTGA